A part of Oncorhynchus kisutch isolate 150728-3 linkage group LG2, Okis_V2, whole genome shotgun sequence genomic DNA contains:
- the lnpa gene encoding LOW QUALITY PROTEIN: endoplasmic reticulum junction formation protein lunapark-A (The sequence of the model RefSeq protein was modified relative to this genomic sequence to represent the inferred CDS: substituted 1 base at 1 genomic stop codon): MGVVISRFRTKPSTVEVLEGIDKDIQACEECQELYQKQLKLWVWRLLQYSSLLYLMASIIVYLWYLPEQMIGKVILVLPFVVFPLFVWLLRKGLLTLFKRRTEKNSIXKLEDLKSQKRKMLLEVMETETYKTAKIILERFDPDSKTKVPESIPSGTPMTPKPGQELRQRYVTPRPPVAVTPAAARPLLAPGATHAGPPLHSAPGGPPERILSAEAAQQSLMKRPMTPGTPVLGVGMHPPGPPLARPVLPRDRGTMDRVIEYFVGDGPQNRYALICQQCLTHNGMALKEEFEYVAFRCAYCYVLNPARKTRPQAPRLSEVTAEAKMPSHAPIPTSPTPVELGPVEPAPAPEADESPATAVAEKQPTPPAEEIQELATLTTDTAPETEVPGAKQSLQLTPVKSDGELDVSDMEVE; the protein is encoded by the exons ATGGGGGTTGTAATATCCCGGTTTAGG ACTAAGCCATCAACTGTAGAGGTTTTGGAAGGAATTGATAAG GATATCCAGGCTTGTGAGGAATGTCAAGAACTGTATCAAAAACAGTTGAAGTTATGGGTGTGGAGACTGCTTCAGTACTCATCTCTTCTTTACCTGATGGCTAGCATAATTGTGTATCTTTGGTACCTCCCTGAACAGATGATTGGAAAGGTCATATTGGTCCTTCCTTTTGTTGTATTTCCACTATT TGTATGGCTCCTTCGAAAGGGGCTGCTCACTCTTTTTAAAAGAAGAACAGAAAAAAACAGTAT ATGAAAATTGGAGGACCTCAAATCACAAAAAAGAAAAATG CTTCTAGAGGTGATGGAGACTGAAACATATAAAACCGCAAAAATTATTCTGGAGAGATTTGATCCTGATTCAAAGACAAAG GTGCCAGAATCCATTCCAAGTGGAACACCTATGACTCCAAAACCTGGCCAAG AACTCCGTCAGCGGTATGTCACTCCTCGGCCCCCGGTGGCGGTGACTCCTGCTGCAGCACGTCCTCTTCTGGCACCAGGGGCCACCCATGCAGGACCGCCCCTCCACTCAGCTCCTGGAGGACCCCCAGAGAGAATCCTGTCTGCTGAGGCTGCTCAGCAGAGCTTGATGAAGAGGCCCATGACCCCTGGCACACCTGTTCTAGGAGTGG GAATGCACCCTCCAGGCCCACCCTTGGCCAGACCTGTTCTCCCCCGGGATAGAGGCACCATGGACAGGGTCATTGAGTACTTTGTTGGCGATGGCCCTCAGAATAG ATATGCCCTCATATGCCAGCAGTGTCTCACCCATAACGGCATGGCATTAAAAGAggaatttgaatatgttg CTTTCAGATGTGCATATTGTTATGTCCTGAATCCTGCGAGAAAGACCAGACCCCAAGCCCCACGACTCTCTGAGGTCACTGCTGAGGCAAAGATGCCCTCACACGCCCCCATACCAACATCACCAACACCTGTAGAACTAGGACCCGTAGAGCCAGCACCTGCCCCTGAAGCTGATGAGAGCCCCGCTACTGCAG TTGCCGAGAAGCAGCCTACTCCCCCAGCTGAAGAGATCCAGGAGTTGGCGACTCTGACAACAGATACTGCCCCAGAAACAGAAGTGCCAGGAGCTAAACAATCTCTGCAACTCACCCCGGTGAAGTCAGACGGGGAGCTGGATGTATCAGACATGGAGGTTGAATAG